In Epinephelus lanceolatus isolate andai-2023 chromosome 13, ASM4190304v1, whole genome shotgun sequence, the following are encoded in one genomic region:
- the LOC117270503 gene encoding keratin, type II cytoskeletal cochleal-like codes for MNRRLGGGSYMSVSSTSSGFAGGGGGGGGSRQYARSLQLSSSGPRMSSASMMLPYGGQVFYGRGQGSGGYSGGGGSYSRVSLIGSSIGGGGGGGGGGGSMRFSGGMGGMGGMGGMGGQITNVTVNQNLLAPVPINIDPTIQTVRTQEKEQIKTLNNRFAQLIDRVRFLEQQNKMLETKWSLMQDQTTTRSNIDAMFEAYISNLRRQLDGLGNEKVKLEGELKNMQGMVEDFKKKYEDEINKRAAAENDFVLLKKDVDAAYMTKIELEAKADALQDEINFLRTVYEAELAELQGQIKDTSVILSIDNSRNLDMSAIVAEVKAQYQEMADRSRAETEEWYTQKYAAMEASAGQAGDDLRSTKSEIADLTRMINRLQSEIEAVKGQRANLEAQIAEAEERGELAVKDAKARIRDLEEALQKAKQDMARQVREYQELMNVKLALDIEIATYRKLLEGEEDRIAGGGAQATVFIQSQSSGFSGGGGGGGGGGGGGGYGGYGGYGGGGGYGGGGSYVSGGYGGGGSGSSLRLSTGGSGGGGGTVITRSTTSSSSRSSRNF; via the exons ATGAATCGTAGATTAGGAGGAGGAAGTTATATGAGTGTTAGCAGCACCAGCAGTGGTtttgctggtggtggtggcggcggTGGTGGTAGTCGCCAATATGCAAGATCTCTCCAGCTGTCCTCCAGTGGACCTAGAATGTCATCTGCCTCGATGATGTTACCTTATGGTGGTCAGGTTTTTTACGGCAGGGGTCAGGGCAGTGGTGGTTATAGCGGTGGTGGCGGTAGTTACAGCCGTGTTTCTCTCATTGGATCTAGTATTGGTGGCGGAGGTGGCGGAGGTGGCGGAGGTGGAAGTATGCGATTCTCAGGAGGTATGGGTGGTATGGGTGGTATGGGTGGTATGGGTGGGCAAATCACGAATGTAACAGTCAACCAGAACCTACTGGCCCCCGTGCCCATTAATATCGACCCCACCATCCAGACTGTCAGAACCCAAGAGAAAGAACAGATCAAGACTCTAAACAACCGCTTCGCACAGCTCATTGACCGG GTCCGCTTCCTGGAGCAGCAGAACAAAATGCTGGAGACCAAGTGGAGCCTAATGCAGGATCAAACCACCACCCGCTCCAACATTGACGCCATGTTTGAGgcctacatcagcaacctgcGCAGGCAGCTGGACGGGCTCGGCAATGAGAAGGTGAAGCTGGAGGGAGAGCTGAAGAACATGCAGGGAATGGTGGAGGACTTCAAGAAGAA gtACGAAGATGAAATCAACAAGCGTGCTGCTGCAGAGAATGATTTTGTGCTCCTGAAGAAG GATGTAGATGCGGCCTACATGACCAAGATTGAGCTGGAAGCCAAGGCTGATGCCCTCCAGGATGAGATTAACTTCCTCAGAACTGTCTATGAGGCG GAACTGGCTGAGCTCCAGGGACAGATCAAGGACACCTCAGTCATTTTGTCGATAGACAACAGCCGAAACCTGGACATGAGCGCCATTGTGGCTGAGGTCAAGGCTCAGTATCAGGAGATGGCAGACCGCAGCCGTGCCGAGACTGAGGAATGGTACACACAGAAG TATGCGGCTATGGAAGCCAGTGCAGGTCAGGCTGGAGATGACCTTCGCAGCACCAAGAGTGAGATTGCTGATCTTACCCGCATGATTAACCGCCTTCAGAGTGAGATTGAGGCAGTCAAGGGACAG CGTGCCAACCTGGAGGCCCAGATCGCTGAGGCTGAGGAGCGCGGTGAGCTGGCTGTGAAAGACGCCAAGGCCCGCATTAGGGACCTGGAAGAGGCTCTGCAGAAAGCCAAACAGGACATGGCCCGCCAGGTCCGCGAGTACCAGGAGCTCATGAACGTCAAGCTGGCTCTGGACATTGAGATTGCCACCTACAGGAAGCTtctggagggagaggaagacag AATTGCCGGTGGTGGTGCACAGGCAACCGTTTTCATTCAGAGCCAAAGCAGCGGCTTCA GTGGTGGTGGAGGCGGAGGCGGAGGCGGAGGCGGAGGCGGCGGCTATGGCGGCTATGGCGGCTATGGCGGTGGCGGCGGCTATGGCGGTGGCGGCAGCTATGTCAGTGGCGGCTATGGCGGTGGCGGCAGCGGCAGCAGCCTAAGACTCAGCACTGGTggaagtggtggtggtggcggcaCAGTCATCACAAGAtcaaccaccagcagcagcagcaggtcttCCCGcaacttttaa